Proteins encoded in a region of the Elaeis guineensis isolate ETL-2024a chromosome 7, EG11, whole genome shotgun sequence genome:
- the LOC105049261 gene encoding serine/threonine-protein kinase STY13, protein MVEGTKFTGIIGGGGGGGGNVIGNSFCDMGFYRKLEEGSNMSIDSIGSLQMSNDGDSVAMSLENSSVGSNDSHTRILHHPGLRPMPSANYSVGHSVLRPRRVSHALNEDALAQTLMDPQYPTESLENYDEWTIDLRKLHVGMAFAQGAFGKLYKGTYNGEDVAIKLLEKPENDPERAQLMEQQFAQEVMMLATLKHPNIVRFIGACRKPMVWCIVTEYAKGGSVRQFLMRRQNRSVPLKLAVQQALDVARGMAYVHGLGLIHRDLKSDNLLIFTDKSIKIADFGVARIEVQAEGMTPETGTYRWMAPEMIQHRPYNQKVDVYSFGIVLWELITGMLPFQNMTAVQAAFAVVNKGVRPIIPHDCHPALNEIMTRCWDANPDARPPFAEVVRMLESAQSEIMMTVRKARFRCCLSQPMTTD, encoded by the exons ATGGTAGAGGGTACCAAATTTACTGGAATTATAGGGGGGGGTGGCGGTGGTGGTGGGAATGTGATTGGGAATAGCTTCTGCGACATGGGTTTCTATCGGAAGCTCGAGGAGGGCTCCAACATGTCCATAGACAGCATTGGGAGCCTTCAGATGAGCAACGATGGTGACTCTGTAGCCATGTCCTTGGAGAACAGCAGCGTTGGGTCAAATGACTCCCATACCAGAATCCTCCACCACCCTGGTCTCCGTCCTATGCCCAGTGCGAACTATTCGGTAGGCCACAGCGTGCTGCGCCCGCGGAGGGTATCTCATGCTCTCAATGAAGATGCCTTGGCCCAAACCTTGATGGATCCTCAGTACCCAACAGAATCTCTTGAGAACTATGATGAGTGGACCATTGACCTGAGGAAGCTCCATGTGGGTATGGCCTTTGCTCAGGGGGCATTTGGGAAGCTTTACAAGGGTACTTATAATGGAGAAGATGTGGCTATTAAGTTGTTGGAAAAGCCAGAGAATGACCCGGAGAGAGCACAGCTAATGGAGCAGCAATTTGCACAGGAGGTTATGATGCTGGCTACCCTGAAACACCCAAATATTGTGAGATTTATTGGAGCATGCAGGAAGCCAATGGTTTGGTGCATTGTAACAGAGTATGCAAAGGGTGGCTCTGTCAGGCAGTTTCTGATGAGAAGGCAGAACAGGTCAGTGCCGCTGAAGTTGGCTGTCCAGCAGGCCCTGGATGTCGCCAGGGGTATGGCCTACGTGCATGGTTTGGGGTTGATTCACAGggatctcaaatccgacaatcTTCTCATATTTACAGATAAATCAATTAAGATTGCTGACTTTGGAGTGGCCCGTATTGAGGTGCAGGCTGAAGGCATGACCCCAGAGACAGGAACTTATCGTTGGATGGCTCC AGAGATGATCCAGCACAGACCTTATAATCAGAAAGTTGATGTTTATAGCTTTGGCATTGTGCTCTGGGAGCTTATAACCGGCATGCTTCCCTTCCAGAATATGACTGCTGTTCAGGCAGCATTTGCTGTTGTCAACAAGGGCGTACGACCAATTATACCACATGATTGCCACCCTGCACTTAATGAGATCATGACCCGCTGCTGGGATGCCAACCCTGATGCACGTCCGCCCTTCGCTGAGGTCGTTAGGATGCTGGAGAGTGCACAATCGGAGATCATGATGACTGTCCGCAAAGCACGCTTCAGGTGTTGCCTATCACAACCGATGACTACAGACTAA